A stretch of Physeter macrocephalus isolate SW-GA chromosome 6, ASM283717v5, whole genome shotgun sequence DNA encodes these proteins:
- the UBE2N gene encoding ubiquitin-conjugating enzyme E2 N translates to MEETQRLLAEPVPGIKAEPDESNARYFHVVIAGPQDSPFEGGTFKLELFLPEEYPMAAPKVRFMTKIYHPNVDKLGRICLDILKDKWSPALQIRTVLLSIQALLSAPNPDDPLANDVAEQWKTNEAQAIETARAWTRLYAMNNI, encoded by the exons ATGGAG GAAACCCAGCGTTTGCTGGCAGAGCCAGTTCCCGGCATTAAAGCAGAACCAGATGAGAGCAACGCCCGTTATTTTCATGTGGTCATTGCTGGCCCTCAGGATTCCCCCTTTGAGGGAGGGACTTTTAAACTTGAACTATTCCTTCCAGAAGAATACCCAATGGCAGCCCCTAAAGTACGTTTCATGACCAAAATTTATCATCCTAATGTAGACAAGTTGGGAAGAATATGTTTAGATATTTTGAAAG ATAAGTGGTCCCCAGCACTGCAGATCCGCACAGTTCTGCTATCGATCCAGGCTTTGTTAAGTGCTCCCAATCCAGATGATCCATTAGCAAATGATGTAGCGGAGCAGTGGAAGACCAATGAAGCCCAAGCCATAGAAACAG CTAGAGCATGGACTAGGCTATATGCCATGAATAATATTTAA